A section of the Terriglobales bacterium genome encodes:
- the mraY gene encoding phospho-N-acetylmuramoyl-pentapeptide-transferase, protein MLYWLLYQRLHTVFPPFRIFSYITFRTAFASLTALFMGMIVGPAIIRQLRQFQIGQYIREEGPAAHQKKAGTPTMGGVLIVVAIVVPTLLWSDLTNRYIWMVVLSTLAFAAIGFTDDYLKIVHHRNLGLTGRSKLGLQIAVSFIIAVVLVAMQATGQYSTHLMVPFIKRFRPDLAIEALLQSPHLWVLAFLPFIIFVVLVIVGSSNAVNLTDGLDGLAIGCTIVAAAALTVLTYVSGHARFAEYLELQKMPQVGELTVFCGAMVGSSIGFLWYNAHPAEIFMGDVGSLALGGAIGTVAVIIKQELLLPFIGGVFVLEALSVILQVGSYKLRKKRIFKMAPLHHHFELIGWSESKVIVRFWIAALVFALFALTTLKLR, encoded by the coding sequence TTGCTTTATTGGTTGCTGTATCAGAGGCTGCACACGGTCTTCCCTCCTTTTCGCATCTTCAGTTACATCACTTTCCGCACCGCCTTTGCCAGTCTCACTGCGCTATTCATGGGGATGATCGTAGGTCCAGCCATTATCCGGCAATTGCGTCAGTTCCAGATTGGGCAATACATAAGAGAAGAAGGTCCAGCCGCCCATCAGAAGAAGGCGGGCACTCCAACCATGGGCGGAGTGCTTATCGTGGTCGCCATCGTCGTTCCTACGCTACTCTGGTCCGACCTGACGAACCGATATATCTGGATGGTTGTGCTCTCGACGTTGGCATTCGCAGCGATTGGATTTACAGACGATTACTTGAAGATCGTCCATCATCGTAACCTCGGGCTAACGGGCCGCTCCAAACTAGGTCTACAGATCGCGGTTAGCTTCATTATCGCGGTCGTGTTGGTTGCCATGCAGGCGACCGGTCAATACTCCACGCATCTGATGGTGCCTTTCATAAAGCGGTTTCGACCTGATCTGGCGATCGAAGCGCTGCTGCAGTCTCCTCACCTCTGGGTCCTCGCGTTTCTTCCGTTCATCATCTTTGTAGTTCTAGTGATTGTGGGATCGAGCAACGCGGTTAACCTCACTGATGGACTGGATGGGCTCGCGATCGGCTGCACAATCGTAGCCGCCGCTGCTTTGACGGTCCTTACTTACGTAAGCGGCCACGCGCGCTTTGCCGAGTACCTGGAATTGCAAAAGATGCCGCAGGTCGGAGAGCTTACCGTGTTCTGCGGCGCCATGGTCGGATCGAGTATCGGCTTTCTTTGGTACAACGCGCATCCCGCCGAAATCTTCATGGGCGACGTCGGCTCGCTGGCACTGGGTGGCGCCATCGGGACCGTCGCCGTCATCATCAAGCAGGAGCTGCTGCTGCCATTCATCGGTGGAGTATTCGTGCTTGAAGCGCTGTCGGTGATTTTGCAAGTGGGTTCGTACAAGCTTCGCAAGAAGCGCATCTTCAAGATGGCGCCACTGCACCATCACTTTGAGTTAATTGGGTGGTCGGAGTCGAAGGTGATCGTGCGCTTCTGGATTGCTGCGCTCGTGTTTGCACTCTTTGCTCTTACGACGCTGAAACTGCGCTGA
- the murF gene encoding UDP-N-acetylmuramoyl-tripeptide--D-alanyl-D-alanine ligase, whose protein sequence is MKLPLWRIAEFIEASGNFDGERVASGYSIDSRTIQPGDLFFAVKGERLDGHEFVSGALRSGAVAAVVAQDQSQKFAGEEQVLIVKDTLVALQRLGAAVRRLWGKRLIGVTGSAGKTTTKDVIAHLLSARFHVLKSLGNLNNHFGLPLQLLKLESEHDIAVIEMGMSHAGEIAALCEIAKPDWGVVTSVAPVHLEFFPEGISGIARAKYELIAALPAGGMAFLNADDAYVSQFGRDFHGKVIRFGIEHPAEVCAKRIEDLGPRGSRFQLAASGVNTPLELPLLGRHNLLNALAGIAVALEGGVTPTEAAASLASLKAPDKRGQVTQVAGATLINDSYNSNPKALDAMVDVVAASPAKRRIVVAGEMLELGPTAPDLHRESGNHIAQRKIDILIGVRGQARFIVEGAAAAGVNAKFFAEPEQAGDWLADNLQAGDVVLLKASRGVRLERALERLNEKLRLT, encoded by the coding sequence ATGAAGCTGCCGTTGTGGCGAATTGCAGAGTTCATTGAAGCATCGGGCAACTTCGATGGCGAGCGGGTGGCGTCTGGTTATTCGATCGACTCCCGCACCATCCAGCCGGGGGATCTATTTTTTGCCGTAAAAGGCGAGCGGCTCGATGGTCATGAATTCGTCTCAGGCGCGCTCAGGTCTGGTGCGGTTGCAGCGGTAGTCGCGCAGGATCAATCTCAGAAGTTCGCCGGCGAAGAACAAGTACTGATCGTAAAGGACACGCTCGTCGCCCTTCAGCGACTAGGAGCCGCAGTCCGCAGACTTTGGGGTAAGCGATTAATCGGCGTGACGGGCTCTGCTGGTAAGACCACGACCAAGGATGTAATCGCGCATCTGCTCTCGGCACGCTTTCACGTGCTGAAATCACTCGGAAACCTCAATAATCATTTCGGATTGCCCTTGCAACTCCTAAAGCTCGAATCGGAGCACGACATCGCCGTGATTGAGATGGGCATGTCGCACGCAGGAGAGATCGCCGCGTTGTGCGAGATTGCAAAGCCGGATTGGGGTGTGGTCACTTCGGTCGCTCCTGTTCATCTCGAATTTTTTCCGGAGGGCATTTCGGGCATTGCGCGGGCAAAATATGAGTTGATTGCGGCATTGCCCGCGGGTGGGATGGCTTTCCTGAATGCCGACGATGCTTACGTTTCGCAGTTCGGGCGCGATTTTCACGGGAAAGTCATTCGGTTCGGCATTGAACATCCGGCCGAGGTCTGCGCAAAGCGGATTGAGGACCTCGGTCCACGCGGATCGCGTTTTCAGCTCGCTGCGAGTGGAGTGAACACTCCGCTGGAGCTGCCGTTGCTGGGACGTCACAACCTGCTGAATGCCTTAGCGGGCATCGCGGTCGCTCTCGAGGGCGGAGTCACGCCAACTGAAGCTGCAGCTTCGCTTGCTTCGCTCAAGGCTCCCGACAAGCGCGGACAAGTTACTCAGGTTGCCGGCGCCACGCTCATCAACGACTCTTACAACTCGAATCCCAAGGCGCTCGATGCTATGGTGGACGTGGTGGCGGCTTCACCGGCCAAACGCAGGATTGTGGTGGCGGGCGAGATGCTTGAACTCGGTCCCACCGCTCCCGATTTGCATCGCGAATCCGGGAATCACATTGCACAACGCAAGATCGATATTCTCATCGGAGTACGTGGGCAGGCTCGCTTTATAGTGGAAGGTGCTGCGGCCGCTGGTGTGAACGCGAAATTTTTCGCGGAGCCAGAACAGGCAGGAGATTGGCTTGCCGACAACCTTCAAGCCGGCGATGTGGTTTTGCTCAAGGCATCTCGCGGGGTGCGGCTCGAACGCGCTCTCGAACGGCTGAATGAGAAATTACGTCTTACATGA
- a CDS encoding UDP-N-acetylmuramoyl-L-alanyl-D-glutamate--2,6-diaminopimelate ligase, translating into MKFREIMRDVDAISIAGDADVQGVAYDSRKVRPGFVFLAMHGETSDGNRFIDTAIRQGAVAVVSDSDDVALPGSVAFARVAHGRKALARISSNFYARQAEKLKLTGITGTNGKTTTTFLTEHILRAASRSVAMIGTIEYHVAGRVIPAPHTTPESLELNATFDEALRAGASEVVMEVSSHALEQGRVYGLHYDVAVFTNLTRDHLDYHRTMDAYSASKQKLFESNGAAPPRLAVVNADDSFGTSLLGTAKHSGTETMSYGLRSECDVTAQNIEYLPTGTRFRLRVRGKSVACESRLIGEINVYNVLAAAGAGFARGCAVEQIRNAIASFERVPGRFELVDCRQPFIVVVDYAHTDDALRNLTRSARQLRDKQKAPGRIITMFGCGGDRDRSKRPLMGRAAGEGSDFVVLTSDNPRSEDPQKIIADALPGLLQTGTPHAVEPDRRKAITLAIVEARSGDIVLLAGKGHEKYQITRDGTFPFDDVQIAKEVLASLSYRAFVPEGAPVA; encoded by the coding sequence ATGAAGTTCCGAGAAATCATGCGCGACGTCGACGCGATCTCAATCGCTGGCGACGCCGATGTTCAAGGTGTCGCCTATGACTCGCGCAAGGTGCGTCCTGGATTCGTCTTTCTTGCGATGCATGGTGAAACCAGCGATGGCAATCGCTTCATCGATACAGCGATCCGCCAGGGCGCAGTTGCCGTAGTTTCCGATTCCGATGACGTTGCTTTGCCCGGCAGCGTAGCATTCGCCAGAGTAGCGCACGGCCGGAAAGCATTGGCTCGCATTAGCTCCAACTTCTATGCTCGACAAGCAGAGAAGTTGAAGCTGACGGGAATCACTGGAACGAATGGAAAGACCACGACCACTTTCCTTACCGAGCACATTCTGCGAGCCGCGAGCCGCTCGGTGGCGATGATTGGAACCATTGAGTATCACGTTGCCGGTCGCGTCATTCCTGCTCCTCACACAACGCCCGAGTCACTGGAGCTGAATGCGACATTCGACGAGGCTCTGCGGGCAGGTGCGAGCGAGGTCGTGATGGAAGTCTCGTCTCACGCATTGGAGCAGGGGCGCGTCTATGGACTGCATTACGATGTGGCGGTTTTTACGAACCTAACACGCGATCATCTCGACTACCACCGCACCATGGATGCCTACTCTGCGTCGAAGCAAAAGTTGTTCGAGTCGAATGGGGCCGCTCCTCCCCGGTTGGCCGTAGTCAATGCCGATGACAGCTTTGGAACTTCGCTTCTTGGGACAGCGAAGCACAGCGGTACCGAAACCATGAGCTACGGGCTTCGTTCCGAATGCGATGTGACTGCGCAGAACATCGAGTATCTGCCTACAGGAACGCGGTTTCGGCTGCGCGTTCGAGGCAAGTCGGTCGCGTGTGAATCACGATTGATTGGTGAGATCAACGTTTACAACGTGCTGGCTGCGGCTGGCGCAGGCTTTGCTCGCGGATGTGCTGTTGAGCAGATTCGCAACGCGATAGCCTCGTTCGAGCGGGTACCGGGCAGGTTCGAGCTGGTTGATTGTAGGCAGCCTTTTATCGTGGTCGTCGACTATGCCCACACGGACGATGCATTGCGCAATCTCACTCGCAGCGCGCGGCAATTGCGCGATAAGCAAAAGGCGCCGGGCCGGATCATAACTATGTTTGGGTGTGGCGGCGATCGTGACCGCTCTAAGCGTCCGCTCATGGGGCGTGCGGCCGGAGAAGGCAGCGACTTTGTGGTACTGACGTCCGACAATCCTCGCAGTGAGGACCCGCAAAAGATCATCGCTGATGCCCTGCCGGGCCTACTGCAAACGGGAACTCCACACGCCGTTGAGCCCGATCGTCGAAAGGCAATTACGCTCGCAATCGTTGAGGCTCGTTCGGGCGACATAGTTCTTCTCGCCGGCAAAGGTCACGAGAAATACCAGATCACTCGTGACGGCACGTTCCCGTTTGATGATGTGCAGATCGCTAAGGAAGTGTTGGCTAGTTTGAGTTATAGGGCGTTCGTTCCTGAGGGAGCGCCCGTCGCATGA
- a CDS encoding penicillin-binding protein, which yields MPPGTTKHEGRLRLSLFAAFFCLWIFAICGRLLWLQVVEYGFLTQKAARQQQRSIEVSPPRGVIYDRKGRALAMSVQVDSVFAVPSEIPDQASTAKLLAHILKTDPKEMLAKLESSRSFTWIARKLDNNVAARLRALNLKGIYFQKEPKRFYPKNDLAAQVIGYVGMDDDGLAGIERSFNQRLSGRPGKMLISMDARHRWFGRVEKNPEPGQNLVLTIDEDVQHIAEKELDAAMQKTHAEAGTVVIQNPKTGEILALANRPTFDPNNSRGLDPKSLKNRAVSDVYEPGSTFKMVTIAAALEERITNPNEIFDCQMGSIVVGGVRIHDWKPYGLLTVSQILERSSDVGAIKIAMRLGEDRMYKYIRGFGFGSQTGIELSGETRGITKPVNRWSKMSIGAISMGQEIGVSPLQLVTMTSSIANDGIWTPPRIVAGSTPVGQGRAGSAQTVVFRPGQQHRVISTFAAAEMKRMLEGVVLQGTGKKAILDGYTSAGKTGTAQKINPVTHRYDRVKHIASFSGFAPVNNPAITVTVILDSPVGAHHGGDVAAPIFNRIAQQVLEYLDVPHDVEVRNPQRMLLRAKAKPEDEMEGSPDHVGEEVAENDNQQDSAATVVASAAPSNDHGVVPAAYRQAATVETQHAASSDGSTTLHEGSNSPLLPRTGTVVLDVDAAKTVPSFLGKPVRTVIEESQKAGLEVDIFGSGVARQQNPMPGARLPTGGHVTVQFAR from the coding sequence ATGCCTCCTGGTACCACGAAGCACGAAGGCCGTCTACGACTGTCGCTCTTTGCGGCTTTTTTCTGTCTCTGGATTTTCGCGATCTGCGGCCGATTGCTGTGGCTGCAAGTGGTGGAATACGGATTCCTGACGCAAAAAGCAGCGCGCCAGCAGCAGCGCAGTATTGAAGTCTCTCCGCCGCGTGGCGTCATCTACGATCGCAAGGGACGCGCGCTGGCCATGAGCGTCCAGGTGGACTCAGTCTTCGCAGTGCCTTCCGAAATTCCCGATCAGGCGAGCACTGCGAAGTTGCTCGCACACATTCTCAAAACTGATCCCAAAGAGATGTTGGCTAAGCTCGAGTCGTCGCGCTCGTTCACTTGGATCGCGCGTAAGCTCGACAACAACGTTGCAGCACGACTGCGCGCGCTGAATCTGAAAGGCATTTACTTCCAAAAAGAGCCCAAGCGCTTCTATCCAAAAAATGATCTGGCCGCGCAGGTAATCGGTTACGTCGGCATGGACGATGATGGCCTGGCAGGAATTGAGCGCTCTTTCAATCAGCGGCTGAGCGGTCGTCCAGGCAAAATGCTCATCTCGATGGACGCTCGCCATCGCTGGTTTGGACGTGTAGAGAAGAATCCCGAGCCTGGTCAGAACCTCGTGCTCACGATCGACGAGGATGTGCAACACATCGCGGAAAAGGAACTCGATGCGGCGATGCAGAAGACCCACGCTGAAGCCGGCACAGTCGTAATCCAGAATCCCAAAACAGGAGAGATACTGGCACTGGCGAATCGTCCGACATTTGATCCGAACAATTCGCGCGGTCTCGATCCTAAGTCGCTAAAAAACCGCGCTGTAAGCGATGTCTACGAACCGGGCTCGACGTTCAAGATGGTGACCATCGCCGCGGCGCTAGAAGAGAGGATCACGAATCCCAACGAGATTTTCGACTGCCAGATGGGATCGATCGTCGTAGGCGGCGTTCGCATTCACGACTGGAAGCCGTACGGGCTGCTTACCGTGAGCCAGATCCTGGAACGCTCCAGCGACGTGGGTGCGATCAAGATCGCCATGCGGTTAGGCGAAGACCGCATGTACAAGTACATCCGCGGCTTTGGTTTCGGCTCCCAAACTGGGATTGAGCTTTCAGGGGAAACCCGAGGTATCACAAAGCCTGTAAACCGGTGGTCGAAGATGAGCATCGGCGCGATCTCCATGGGGCAGGAGATCGGCGTTTCTCCCCTGCAGTTGGTCACGATGACTTCCAGTATTGCCAATGACGGTATTTGGACGCCCCCGCGTATCGTCGCTGGCAGCACCCCGGTTGGGCAAGGCCGTGCTGGATCCGCACAGACCGTGGTGTTTCGTCCGGGACAGCAACATAGAGTGATCTCGACCTTTGCAGCTGCAGAGATGAAGAGGATGCTGGAGGGAGTAGTGCTCCAGGGCACAGGAAAGAAGGCAATCCTGGATGGCTATACTTCGGCGGGAAAGACGGGAACGGCTCAGAAGATCAATCCAGTAACGCACCGTTATGATCGGGTGAAGCACATAGCCTCGTTCTCCGGCTTTGCGCCGGTCAACAATCCTGCGATTACGGTGACGGTGATCTTAGATTCTCCCGTTGGCGCGCATCACGGAGGCGATGTTGCTGCGCCGATCTTCAATCGCATCGCGCAGCAGGTTCTTGAGTATCTCGACGTTCCTCATGACGTAGAGGTCAGAAACCCGCAGCGAATGCTCCTTCGCGCCAAAGCCAAGCCCGAGGATGAGATGGAAGGTTCGCCGGATCATGTGGGCGAGGAGGTTGCAGAGAATGACAATCAGCAGGATTCAGCCGCCACGGTGGTTGCGTCTGCTGCCCCGTCAAATGATCACGGAGTCGTTCCTGCTGCCTATCGTCAAGCAGCAACTGTAGAGACGCAGCATGCTGCGTCTAGTGATGGCAGCACAACCCTGCATGAAGGTTCGAATTCCCCGCTCCTCCCTAGGACTGGAACCGTTGTGCTTGACGTGGACGCCGCAAAGACTGTGCCGTCATTCCTGGGCAAGCCGGTCCGCACAGTAATCGAAGAGAGCCAAAAGGCAGGGCTGGAGGTCGACATCTTCGGCTCCGGAGTGGCGAGGCAACAGAATCCGATGCCCGGCGCGCGACTGCCCACTGGTGGACACGTGACAGTGCAATTTGCGCGCTAG